The following are encoded in a window of Eleutherodactylus coqui strain aEleCoq1 chromosome 12, aEleCoq1.hap1, whole genome shotgun sequence genomic DNA:
- the LOC136586581 gene encoding kelch-like protein 10 — MMQTGYTILNELRLEGELCDVVIKAGGVEFKAHKNILCGCSPYFRALFTSVLNDSDEVYDFPGVSPDIMKLILEYAYTWTVPINPDNVKSLFIAADYFNILGLVQLCSEFLMNQLCPENCIGIYKFIKHYYYPEPQHKAYTYILQNFENIRKTSEEFLELLAEDLKALLEKDELNIKQEEAVFEAIIQWIDHNPTSRKQDISHLLPVVRFALMDNDYFNNKVKTNSYIRDNEECKPILIKACKAFYNLNMGGLTSPNNPMSRPRLPSAILLAIGGWSGGGPTNAIESYNVRADTWKNIICDQECLRAYHGAAYLNGYVYIIGGFNSVDYFNSVKRFDPVEKTWQEVAPMHAKRCYVSVTVLDDNIYAIGGFDGHFRLNTAERYEMETNQWSLISPMNEQRSDASATTLNDKIYICGGFNGNQCLFTAEIYRLDTQQWSTIAPMSTQRSGVGVIAYGEKIYVVGGFDGVHRLRSAESYNPINNTWHPVSAMFTARSNFGIEVLDDHLYVVGGFNGFTTIYSAECYNEKTDQWCDVQGINIYRSGLSCCVIPGLPNIQDYVASQDIQSEDDVEDSSSTSS, encoded by the exons AGCATTGTTCACAAGTGTCCTGAATGATAGTGATGAAGTATATGACTTCCCAGGCGTCTCTCCAGACATAATGAAGTTGATTCTAGAGTATGCCTACACCTGGACAGTCCCGATCAACCCTGACAATGTGAAAAGTCTCTTTATTGCAGCGGATTACTTCAACATTCTCGGTCTTGTACAACTTTGCAGTGAATTCTTGATGAACCAACTATGCCCAGAAAATTGTATTGGGATCTATAAGTTCATCAAGCATTATTACTACCCCGAGCCCCAGCACAAGGCGTATACCTACATCTTACAGAACTTCGAGAACATCAGGAAGACCTCGGAGGAGTTCCTTGAGCTGTTGGCAGAAGACCTTAAAGCTCTTCTAGAGAAAGATGAGCTGAACATTAAACAGGAAGAGGCTGTATTTGAAGCCATTATACAGTGGATTGATCACAACCCAACAAGCCGGAAACAGGACATCTCACATCTTCTTCCAGTG GTCCGCTTCGCTCTCATGGATAATGATTATTTTAACAACAAAGTCAAAACCAACAGCTATATAAGAGACAATGAAGAGTGTAAAcccattctgattaaagcttgcAAGGCTTTCTACAACCTCAATATGGGTGGCCTCACAAGTCCTAACAATCCAATGAGCAGACCCCGTCTTCCTTCTGCCATCCTGTTAGCTATTGGTGGTTGGAGTGGAGGTGGACCAACCAATGCTATAGAGTCTTATAATGTTCGTGCCGATACATGGAAGAACATTATATGTGACCAAGAGTGCCTAAGAGCGTACCATGGAGCGGCATATTTAAATGGCTATGTGTACATCATCGGTGGATTTAATAGTGTGGACTATTTTAATAGCGTAAAACGCTTTGACCCAGTTGAGAAGACATGGCAGGAAGTAGCACCCATGCACGCAAAAAGATGCTATGTCAGCGTCACTGTCCTGGATGATAATATCTACGCCATAGGAGGCTTTGATGGCCATTTTCGCCTGAACACTGCAGAGCGATACGAGATGGAAACCAACCAGTGGAGTTTGATCTCCCCCATGAATGAGCAGAGGAGTGATGCTAGTGCCACCACGCTAAATGACAAG ATCTACATATGCGGAGGATTCAATGGCAATCAGTGCTTGTTCACCGCCGAGATTTATAGACTGGATACCCAGCAATGGAGTACAATCGCTCCGATGAGCACCCAGCGTAGCGGAGTGGGTGTTATTGCCTATGGAGAAAAAATCTATGTG gttggaggttTTGATGGAGTTCATCGCCTGAGAAGTGCCGAGTCCTACAACCCCATCAACAACACTTGGCATCCTGTATCGGCCATGTTTACAGCACGAAGTAACTTTGGCATAGAAGTTCTAGACGACCATCTTTATGTTGTTGGGGGCTTCAATGGATTTACCACCATATATAGTGCCGAATGCTACAATGAAAAGACAGATCAATGGTGTGATGTACAAGGCATTAATATCTACCGCAGCGGACTAAGTTGTTGTGTGATACCTGGTCTTCCCAATATCCAAGACTATGTGGCCAGCCAAGACATACAGTCGGAAGATGATGTTGAAGATTCCTCCTCCACAAGTTCCTAA